A segment of the Carya illinoinensis cultivar Pawnee chromosome 1, C.illinoinensisPawnee_v1, whole genome shotgun sequence genome:
aaaaatatattgaaaaacttacttgaagtagaggactattagcttcaagattgtcagaactttcgtgctgataacgtgttataaaactatcgaaaggagagagagagatagaactcagagaagttatgaaacttatgaatttcttaaagaattcaacgatatatataggcgtacaaagggaactatgccggttactatgcagtattatgctggcactatgcactgtgcgatgtcggccatttactatgccagttactatgcagtactatgctgacactatgcgcactgtgcgatgtcggccatttactatgccagttactatacagtactatgctggcactatgcatactgtgcgatgtcggccatttactatgccagttactatgcagtactatgctggcactatgcactgtgcatttgacggctagctcaaggtggtcatacaattttacaatgttattttacaacaatatataattaatctggTTAATTTCAAGGGTCTGTATTAGTCCTGCATAATTCTGTATTACAACAAGATGCATGTACATATAGGAAATATGATTGGAGAAATATGACCAAAAAACCACTGTTTACACAAAACCACGATATATAGAGCCTTTTCTTTAAATTTACCTTTGTCTACAGAatattctaattatttaatgaaaaacagtaatattttatatactcATTTGTAGATTTCTAATAAAGTTTACCTTTAATAGTTCTATGCATGAGATGTAAAGCTAATTAATGTTCTACCTTGTACCCTTGTAAATAGGAAATCTTTTTGATAATCGGGAGATTAATAAACAACCGTGTTTTTATAAATTGGACTACTTACCACAGAGAACAAGAAGGTAAACTATctgttaatattttttcaattatgtCGTGTGATTTAttttcatccatcttaattgcTCAACCTAAACTATTGTATctactgtgtgtgtgtgtgtgtgtaagtagCTAGCATAAGTACTGACCTGAAGCTCTAGCTCATAGAAAGTGTTGACAAGAACCCAATCGGCTTTGTCTGCGTTAGAAAATTGATTTATCACCAACGCGAAGTAAGCCGGATAGGACCCGGACACAGAGATGAAAGATGGCATGTCCTCAAGGTCAAGCAACGGGAAACCAGGAATGGAGATGGGTGTGGAAGATATAGGGAGCTTCAAGAGCCCGTGATGCACTTGATAGTATATGAAATTAACAGCACAAGTTTGAGTAAAGAAAGCAGCTCCAAGCAAGCCAAACATTTTGGCTACTTCCAAAGCCCAAGGCAAAAAAGCGTCATATATTATGCAATCAATAGGGTTTACCGTGTCTTTGTACTTGAGGATGAGGTCGGATAGGGTTTTTGAGCCTTTGGCTTCCATGCGGGTGAGATAGGCATGGATGCTTTCGGCTTGGAGGAACCCACCTTCATCATAGCCGTCCGATATCGTTTCAAATTGGACGGAGCCGTCCGGTGAGTTATGGGGCTTCATGGCGTTGTAGATGAAGACGGTGGTGGCTACGGTTGCTTTAAGCCCTTTGGAGGCCAATCTCTTTGAGAATTGGAGCAAAGGGTTTACGTGGCCTTGGCTTGGATAAGGTAGCGCTAAGACATGGCCTCTGTATGCTCTgttttccatctctctctctctctcactctctttctctctccgtCGATTCCTCTCTCTCAACATATATCACTCTTGATCTATCTCCGTCACTCTATCTGTGTCACTTTTGACTTCAGTATCGATTGGGCAAATTAGGCAAAAAGCTATTGGTTGATTACCATTTGAGGAATCGCTGATATGGCGTTATACCACCGAGCCTTTATCTTTAACTTAGACTTCGATATATGACAACAATAGCCTTTcacttctttttattattattattatttcacttTCTTACTCTCTCCCTGCTCTGCACACCCCACCACAAAGTCATCGACACAAAGCGCAGCAGCAAGTAAAAATCTTCATATCTTTCTAACACTCTACATTCtacatgtttttttaatttttattattttattttttattaaatatttaatatataaataataaataaaagaattaaattaatttaaaaagaataaattcaaaaaaaaatattaaaaaattaaaaaaaaatagaatgtaaAGTATTGAGAAGTTGTgtagcattttccttctttattAATGTTTGCACAAGAAGGACCGGTCTTGGAAAAGCGGAAATTATGGGCGAAAAGCCTcgtgttaattaataatttaacttttatttgttataaaactaaaaaaaatgatattataaaacaaaagcgttattattcaatattaaaaatatcataatgtATAAGTGAatgatatccatatatatataaaagtataaaaatagtttatatatagtttaagtCAGTTTGATGGCTAAAGGCGGTTATACAAGTCGATTTATATATTCTCCCTTTGAATGACTACACATAAAGAATATGTCTCAGTAAAATTTTGTCGAAAAAAATTCAATGGAAAAAAGACTAATGacgaaataaaaagaatatagtATTCATGTGTGTCACCAAGTACTTTTAAAATTGCCTCATTAATTAGAATGAGACTATTAATCTATTTTCACATGAGTAGCTCTAAGTCACCCGGTATCGACAGCATTTGACGCCCAGATCTTGATATAGAGATCAAGGTTCAAGtataatttgtaaaaagatGGTGCTAGCGGGCTGCCCATCGTGTGCTATTGGGAATACCGTTAGTACaaattaatagtttttttttttatcattttcttgtaagtatttttttaacattcttaatctttaagaaatttaaaaaattatataactttattaataattattgtcttaaccattaagtaaaataaattaaaatattcaaacgGTGACTTTGAACGATAACATTGAAGGGGATAAATAGCATTAGAAACCACCAACCCGGCCCTGGTACCAATTATGATTTATCAGTACGTACAggcttacatatttttttaggcTGACCAAAAGTGAGAAGCAAGCAGCTCACAGTGATCTTatgattcattttaatttatttagtttatttaCTGCCCTCCATTCGAGTCATTACCATCAAAGACAATTaagtaatttgtaaaaaaaatatgtgtttgaatagtgagataaaataagatagtttttaatttttaaaattgaaaaaatatgtgGGTTCTACTGTTTAATAAAGTAGCCAAATTATCTACTATTCATATCAAATTTCACTATTCATACAATGTTCATGTACTGTTCACatattatttatgttagatttttactgtttatatattgtttacatactgtttatttaaataaatacttttaaaatttagagaagAAATATAATGTATTTGGATAAGAAAAACTAGTGAAGATAATCTCATCTGTACCATATATCCAAACCGAGCCTTaagtttttatttagttttttaatgaatcttttttatttattcttaaataactttttaaatttttaattatttttttattttcatcttcataatttccaacaatctatatataaaaactatcatgatctttaagaaaataaaattattgttcaATAATCAAaaccaaagagaaaataaaaatattatattatttgcttAATGGACACTTCTCAACAAGATAATGAAAATAAGGCTAACACCTGgctaactaattaaataaatggaaaaatatagttacaagcataattgtgcactaatatgtgcatcaatatgatgtgattggtcaaaaagtagattttattgaaaccagtgttaatttaaattttaagtatgaataaatcagtattgatacacagattagtacacgattgtgcttgtatataacaaaattctaaataaatgGATATTCCAATGCAATTGCTTTAAGATGAAGCATCATCAAACATACCATTCACCATGGGAGGCAAGCTGTGAACATCACGTGCTACATGGGATCAACTTTCAACACTTCGAGCATTCCAATGGtttctttatctttatcttgTTATGTAAAATACATTACTAAAATCTATTTTTGCTATTTTAGATTCTGTTTTTTTACGATGTATAATAAATCAACttatttattagttttctatattttttttaagaaaaaagacTATTTGTATTAACTCATAACTGGATCATTACAAAGTTTGCATGTAAAAAAAAGGAACTAATGCCTGCAAGCCCCTCTTCCATCCCGATTGCCTCATTCTTTACATATAATCCCATTTTGGCTAACTTATGAGCTGCTCTATTATTCTTTCTAGTTGTATACTATATTGAACAATGCCTTCTATTAAGTAAAATCATTTGTATATCTTCCACTATCTATCCATGCCATTCACAACAACAACTTTCCCTCTTAACAGCTTGTATAATTCACAGTGCATTACCTTCAAAGATGGCATTTGTCCAGTTTAGATCAGCATATAATTGAAGAGCCCTCCACAGCACCTGCACCTAAGCTGCAACTAGAGTGAAAGTACCTGCAACAAAATTACATAGTGATAATAACAGCTCCCTATTCTCTTCCCTCACCACAATCCCCACCcccattattttcatttcaaaacttAGACTAGCATCCCAATTCACCTTAACAAAGCCATGTCCCGGTTTCCTccacatctctactttctttgGAATTTTACATTCcctaatttcttttcctttctcatcTTTAGATTCTGTAAACAGAGAAAGACAATCTTAAGCTTGCTGAAACCACACAGAAGGCCCTATAAATTTCTTCTCAAATACAAAAATGTTCCTTCTCCACCACATATTCCTCATTACAGTAGCCACTAGGTCCAGTTCATAATTTTCCAACTTCTTGGTCATTAACATCCACAACTCCATGAAATTCCCATATAATATAGGTTATTTCTAAACTAGGCTAGTATTATCTGCCCATACATTAGTTGCTGCCCCACAACTCCACAATATATAGCTAACTATTTTCTCCTCCTTCCCACAAATACCACAAAAGGGATCTTCCATCACTCTCTTTTTATACAAGTTTAACCTGGTAGGTAGACAATTCATAACAGAACTGTGTtttctatatcatttaaatattcttttttaatttttttatatttattttaaatattttctcaaattactaatatatttctCTAACATTTCTTTGGCCTGATTTTGTTAAGagaaattaatttgatttttagcATATGTTCAATGCATTATGCATCTATTTGATCCAGATGCCCCACACTTAATTGAAAAGGTAGCCTTATTATTAACATCAAAGTTTCTGTGTGCTTAAACGTCAAAGAGGATCATAAACGGAGTGCTAGAGAGTAAACGGGAGAGACGAAAGTGTGGTGTGGTGCAAAAGTGACGAAGCATGAAATgatagagaaatattaatagAATTTTAAGATGGATGAATAGTAATTACTACATGCGATAGGTTCACCGTAGATGAATGGAAAATAGAAATATAATTGATGCATTGGAAGAGGCTTttgatcaaatttttttatattttactaaaaaatcctattttataaaattaattgtgATTTGGGAATGCTATATTAATTGACAATGCTCTAATTGAAGCATCTCAATGGTTTATTTaacttattctttaaaatatataattaaaatttattttttattttatatactagcttttacaatatattatacattagtttatctaatttttgtttatatcatttaaatagtatattttttaatatattttattcatttcaaataaagtagaaagtagagaaaaataaattaaatatttataaaagtttGTGCAATGTTTTTTAGATATAGAGGTGGTACTGTagtaaattgaaaattattgataaaatacataattcatTGGATATGAGTTATTTCCttcaagttttacaaaaatataaattttacataaccCATTAAAAATGCTGTAAGAACTTAAAAGAGAAGAacaagatgtgaaaagaaagaaaagttaaaagtttataattattttataaatcttaaaatgaatttttattgaaataatataattatattaactgattaaaaaattaaattttaaaataattataagaatatttgtaagtgtatcattataagaaatacaaataaaaacaaaaattagaaaaaataatttaaaaaaaaaaaccgccaCTTTGCCACATGTCTATCTGTACGGTCCGAAGCCTATACATGAACCACTCTCTTATTTCTGAACGTGAACGGTACTCATTCAATCATGTCTGGAATGTACGGCTCAGAGCACATCACCGTCTCCGCATCATAACGGTCTTCCCAAGGGGCCGATGCACGACACCATCTCTCTCTCAGCTACTATTTAATAGTATTTATACCTGCTTTCTTTAAAGCCGAAAAATTTGACAGAGGCCGATATTTGGACGAGAATATTGGGAAAACAGGGTCGGAAAATAAGAATAAGcgaagaaaatcaagatgtcGTGGCAAACGTACGTTGATGAGCACCTGATGTGCGAGATCGACGGCCAGCATCTCACCGCTGCAGCCATCATCGGCCATGATGGCAGTGTCTGGGCACAGAGCTCCAGCTTCCCTCAGGTCATCTCTCCTAGCTTCCATTTTCATGTTATCAATCAACTTGTTAGTTTAGTTATCCACTATTTTTTCCTAATTCTGTTAGATCTAGTTGTTTAATTTTTCGATTCTTCGGTGAtataatttttctgatttttatcGTTTTTAGCATGTCTGATTGATCTCTTGGTGGATTCTCTCACTTGGCTCTGTTTGTTTCCGTGCAAAATTCTCTTTGCGGAGATGTTTATACTTTATACCGCGTCAAATAgagtcttcttctttctttctttttttcactttttttaggTTTTGTTTGATCCGCCCAATTTCTGATTGTTTTTAGAGGATCTGTTGTTCTATAATACATTTAGTGaaatttttatgatttgaatGCCAGTATAAAACTTCCTTTCGAGTGCTGGTTGTGGACTCAAATATTTCGTGAAATGCGGTTCAGCTCTCTTTGGTTTCCGATAATACTTGGGATGGAGAAGAAATTAATAGATTTAATTGTTCTACGTTGTATTGATTCGTCTGATAAATGAATAGATTGTCTAAACTTAGATAACCGCTGCGTACTAAGATCAGCTGTATGGATGAACACATTAAATGATTACATCAAATGCATCGGGACAGGCATTTATTGGCGGTTGGTTTGTAATGAAATCACATGCAGACTCATTTggtgaaattaataaaatttggtgattattttattttgagatgaaaacggTAGGTTCACTACATTATGGCAAGCACACTGATCTCAAGTCTCAACTAGTTGTTTAAAACGGACTAGAAAGCTATCCgccaaaaaacttatttttttgttagtaaATGAAAAAACACTTATCATAGCTTGTCTATTTGAATTGGATTGTGACATGGAtgtaggaaaattttatttatgattcAAAGTGACATATTCATTTGTACTATTTGAGCCTTCATTTATTATTACTGCATCAATATCTTTGAGTAACTTTATGCATGATAGGGTTCTATAACTCAGAACAAGTGGCCTTCACATTTCAAACACATTTTACTTAGAGATTTGCTTTCTTTTCCCTTATATTTGGTGCTAGATGTAGCGGGGAGCACTGGTATTATGGTTACTTTGCCTCTTTATATGCAGTTTAAGCCGGAAGAAATTGCAGCGATCATGAAAGATTTTGATGAACCTGGCTCTCTTGCCCCAACTGGGTTGCACCTTGGTGGCACAAAGTACATGGTCATCCAGGGAGAGGCCGGAGCTGTTATTCGTGGGAAGAAGGTTTTTTAAGCTCTACCAATCCTCCTCCTTTTTACTTTTCCTTTTGTTCAATGTTTCTAATACACTGGTCAAATTATTGACAATAGAATTGTCCCTGTTTCTAATGTTGATCTTAAGGTAGTATGTGTTATTCGTGGAAAGGTGTTTTAAGCTccattgttcttttcttttttcttcttttcaattaTTATTGTACATTTATTTACGATATATAATCCCTAGAGGTTGCCTCAAGTGGTAAGAGTCTTGGTCTTGGTTGTATGCGACttctaggtctaaggttcaaacccttgggtgcaaacaatttctagtgTTGCTATAAGATTGAGTGTTCACTGTATCTTAGAGTGTTAGGGGCATCCTAGTGAAGGGCATTTTACATGTTTCCATATATGTTAATATGCCAAGTATGTGACACAAAAACATTCTTGAGATCCCAACATATACTTTGATATTGCCCGCATTTGGTGCATTACTTCGTAGCCAATTCTTAGTTGATATTTACTTTAGTATCTTTGAACATCTTTTTTTAATGTATCATAAGATATCTTTCTTGTGCTTTGGGGATTCGACCTTTATGGGGTTCTCTGTTCTCATACATCTTCATGTCCTGGATTTCTCTACTTTTACCTTTGCCCCAATACGAGTTGCTGGTTTAATACAATACTGGATATTTGTGAAACCGTGATAAAACCTCTTTCCTAATATTCTATTTTCATTTCTTGAAGCGAACAATGATGTTTCAATACGTGGTTGATGGTATGATAATTCTTATATGCTCCGTGCGATTTACTCGGCCTCGTAGTTGTTCACCTTTTGACTTCAAAATTCTTAAATTTGGAATCTACCAATTAATTTCGCTGAATGGTGCAGTCAAAGGCTTTGTCTTCTCATTCAAAGGTCATTATGAACCTTGTACCTGGCTagccttttaaaaaaaataacagatATCTCATGAGTATCATGTGTGGGGCCATCTGGATTCTGCAATAATCCTTAATTATCTTTGTTCACACTTTTCTACTCCATACCGACAATGGCCTCTTGCGTGCACAGAGAAACCAACCCATGTAAGCCAAATTTCCTTCACTTCTACTTTTATAAAGCTTGCCACAAGTTTTTTCAACCAATGAGCTGTTCTTGTGCATTTTTTGATCTGTAATCATATCCTGCATGATGCCTTTTCGTTTTCCTTTGATGACGAAATTTTCATAATCAGTCTCGTTAAGGGTGCCCGGACCCATTCATTAGTGCGTATCAAATGTCTCGCACAAATTGGGTTCCCTGTGAAGGATACTAGTTTCAAATCATATCGAGGAAAGtttcaaatgaaaatattttttatattaaagttCTCGTGATGAACTCGTTTAGTATGTCTAGTTGAAGTGTGAGTTTTCATATTAGTTGAGGGACGACTGCTATCATTCATGCATTATTTTGGTCCTTTGATAGAATTCAATTATGTGGtcgttgaatcaatttgaaagtaCTAACTAACCACATTCTAAACAAGTGGTATGCTGTCTCTCATTTTGCAGGGTGCCGGTGGCATCACTGTGAAAAAAACCGGACAAGCTTTGATTTTAGGAATATACGATGAACCTTTGACTCCTGGACAGTGTAACATGATTGTTGAGAGGTTGGGGGATTATCTGATTGAACAGGGCCTGTAGGGTCGCATCATCAAGGTTTTCATATTGTGATATTTGGTTTTGGGCTTGCGTTTTCCTGGACTGCAGTGTAGTTGTTGCTAAAAATATAACCTTTGTTTGGACTTCTAGGCCGTTTTTATATCTCCAATTCCCCACATTCTCTTTAACTCAATATGTGTATCCATTCccgttttgcttctattgagtCTGGCTTTTAAATGGTATTAAAATAACCTTGTATTTCTATTTCTATATGACGATATGATTTGGACTCTTAAATTGGTAGTTTAGAATAGTAGTTCGGCTTGTTATGAAACAAAGTATTGATTTAGTTAGATATTATAGCACCCTTAGTTATAGGAAGACAGTTGAGTCGTCTGCAACTGCGGGtatcaatataacttttttcaaaaaccGGAAGTTTGTATTTGGAGAAAAATCAcctatttcttgaaaaaaaaaaaaaacatgtagtTAGCATTATTCATTGGTGATATGGGTCGTTTCTCTTGAGATAATGAAGCTTATTTCATGTTGTTTCGTGGGCAGAACTGATAGATAATCACcctttaataaaagaaaaaattcattcatcatctattttctcattattatctcatcatctcatgatCCAGCATTAGGTGATAGGTTTACaaggaaaatataataaatagtttccaATCATCTAATAACAAATCATAGAATGATGAGAGGATAAAGAAAATTGAAGTAAAGAGTTATTAAATTTGAAAGTCAGTTTATAGAACACACCACCATCCACATTACTTATaaggtaagatttgatttgtaaaatttaaattttaaaacttatatttcaaattaaattatatcatacaaatattttattaagtgtattatttAGAAATAGAATTTCTCAAGGACTTCTACTTCAATccttctataaaaaataaaatgattaactTACAACTCCTCTTTATTAAAtgagagtatttttataaaattaaaacaatttttaatgAAGTGGCATATTTGTATTGGTTGATTGTGAAATGAGTTGTAAAATTGTGCCAA
Coding sequences within it:
- the LOC122281852 gene encoding profilin-3; its protein translation is MSWQTYVDEHLMCEIDGQHLTAAAIIGHDGSVWAQSSSFPQFKPEEIAAIMKDFDEPGSLAPTGLHLGGTKYMVIQGEAGAVIRGKKGAGGITVKKTGQALILGIYDEPLTPGQCNMIVERLGDYLIEQGL